The sequence AGTTGAGTAATTCTGCTAGtagttctataaaataattagcttAAATACCATAGGTCAATTCAATTGAAAATgtcaattgtataaaaaatgtattttccttTGTAGCAATAGCAGCAATAATATTGATAACCTAAACTTAATGCATTTCTACTACCTACATAGATTTAAAACGAGATTTTAACTATGCTTAAAGTTATCTggatagcataatataatagaaattaataattatcacacttaaaataaagtaattcaaataatatacaaattggttttcataattgttaacaaaaacaaaaattaataaacttaattagtCCTTTAAAGTttggaaaaatttaaaactttgtttacctacaatataaatttaaacattttatttacataacttttttaatgatctgtagaaaaatgaaaacatattttggacagtatgtacctacataacaataattttaatacttaactaactattgataattaatgtttaaattagtttcatatataaatatgtattattaatatttatcatgaattattgtattaattataaatctgacttatttttaaaattgtttgtttaggAACGTTTCTAAGGTAGAAGATGCAATTGATTGTTACCAACGCGCTGCAAATTTATTTAAGATGGCAAAAAAGTGGTCGCAAGCTGGTCGAGCATTTATTTTGGCTGCTGATCTCAACGCTAAATCAGGCCGTAAACATGATGCTGCTACAAATTATGTGGATTCTGCAAACTGCTTTAAAAAAACTGATCCAAATGGTACGGTTATATATTTAATCTCTAGTACTTCAAATACTTTCAATTTATTTGCGTGATTCACAAACAAAAAGTAAAATGCTgtaactgtatttttatttatttgctgATGTTgagtataaactaaatattctaaattattaaaatattttacaaaattattaaggaTTGGTTTTCTTTCTACAGTATCAGCTCACGGGGATGAATTATTTGCCTTATACTTATCCCAAAGatgttttatcattaataaaaactttaaaaaaaaaaaaaattatatttaagtacgcAATCACATTTAGAATTGGATCTCCttatgaaacattatattatatatgtattattatttttttttatatgagcactaaaatcttaatttattgtttttatatagttattaccaGTAATACTCTAgttgttattttcttttatgtCTTTATTTTGCATCTAACCGCtataatcatacaatattaaattgttagttgttttttttttctatagaagCTGCAGTATGTTTGGAAAAAGCAATTGACATTTATACAGATATGGGTCGTTTTACAATGGCTGCTAAACAACATCAAAATATAGCTGAAATGTATGAGACTGAAGCTGTTGATCTAGAACGTGCTATAACCAATTATGAAAAGGCTTCAGATTATTTTATGGCTGAAGAAAGTAAGAGTTCAGCTAACAAATGCAAACTTAAGGTGGCACAGTATGCTGCTCAACTGGAAGACTATGACCGAGCCATTCAGATATACGAAGAGGTATAATTACTATAGCTTATATTAAATTGGGTTTTCAATtggtaaatgtatattgtatattattatattattttatatcattgtgTTGTATAGGTTGCTGGAACATCATTGGACAGTTCTTTGTTGAAGTATAGTGCAAAAGAATATTACTTCCGAGCAGCTTTATGTCATTTGTGTGTTGACGTGCTTAATGCTCAACTGGCCATGAATCAATACACTGAACGATACCCGGCATTCCAAGATAGTAgagaatacaaattattacaggtgaataataacagatttaattatgttttgttaataattatttcaatttaattaactgATATTATGGCTGGTTTAAGCCAAGTACTCTATATAgtgtattcattatatatttaat is a genomic window of Rhopalosiphum padi isolate XX-2018 chromosome 4, ASM2088224v1, whole genome shotgun sequence containing:
- the LOC132930957 gene encoding alpha-soluble NSF attachment protein; translated protein: MSSNEEKAMALLTEADKKLNSSKGLFSSLFGNVSKVEDAIDCYQRAANLFKMAKKWSQAGRAFILAADLNAKSGRKHDAATNYVDSANCFKKTDPNEAAVCLEKAIDIYTDMGRFTMAAKQHQNIAEMYETEAVDLERAITNYEKASDYFMAEESKSSANKCKLKVAQYAAQLEDYDRAIQIYEEVAGTSLDSSLLKYSAKEYYFRAALCHLCVDVLNAQLAMNQYTERYPAFQDSREYKLLQVLLNHIQEQNADGFTEAVKDYDSISRLDQWYTTILLRIKKLVNDTPDLR